The DNA sequence CAGGATTTCGAGATTTGGGATCAAAACCGACTTTTGCATCCAAATAAGTTTCCGAAGCAAGCCATGGTATTTTTTCCAGACTTCGGTTTGCGTTAAACACCGTTCTCTCAATGAGATGCTTTCCGGAATCTTGTCGTTCGCAATCAGCAAAAACTCCAACCTGACTGTCTGTGCAAAATGTTATGCCTTCTTCATATTTTGGGAGTTGTTTAAAATTAAAATAACCCCATTGGATGGCGTACAAGTCATAAGGAAGAGGTTTTGTTTCGGGTTGATTGATATAACTTCCCAGCAAGATGCGGGGAATAAAACCGCCGTAATCCATGACAGAAGAAAAAATTGGTTCTAGTTTGTCTGGCAATTTGCCCGATGATAAGTATTCGCGAATAATTTTTTCTTCAGTGTCTCCATCCCAAACATTATACAAACTGCCTGCAAAGTTGTGTCTAAGCCCCAATGTGTGTCCCACTTCATGTGAAATGACCCTTCTTAAAATATCTTTGGTCATAGTTTGAAGGCGCTCATCTGGAAGTTTTTCCAGAACATCCCGATATTGATAAAGCTCACCTGCAATATCCGAAAACTGAAGCTGGCAGAGGGGGGTCTCTTCGAAAAAATTTGCAGAAGTTTTTGGTGAGATAATCTTTGGGGCAATCTTTCTTTCAAATTTTGGAAGATTATGCAAAAGCACCGGCGTTGTCCAACCGCTTGCAATGAAAATCTGGGCATGCAAAATTTCGCCTGTACGTGGATCCATTTGTGCATCGGCGATGCCGCCGTCATAGTGATCTGTGTGCCATTGGATAATGTTATGTTCAAAATCGGGGGCGGTCATTCCTTCGGGTGCATCGGCAACTTGCAGAACTTCTTTCCCAAAAACTTTGTTCCAATACAAAACGCCTTCGCGGACTGTGTCTCGATATTCTTTGGGAATGGCGCTGGAAAGATAATAAATCACAGGTTTCGAAATGTCGAAACGGGTAATATATGTAAATGGAGTTCCAAAACTTTCTTCCACAATTGGGTTCGATTCAAAATAACCAAGATAGTTGAACCCTGGCGAATCAACGGGAATGTAATTCGAATTTTGCTTGTAGGGGCTAATATAATAAGTCATTTCAAAGGGAAGTAACGCGTCTAAATATCTTGCCGCAACGGTTTGTACAATGGTCATTGCACTAGCTCCAATTTTGGTGTCTCGGAGGTAGGAACTGTCTATGGAAAAAACAAAATTGGGTTCGATCGATTTTCCGTAGTCAGAAGAATACCAGTCACTATTAAGCAGAAGATTTTTCATCCCCTCATTAAAGTCGAAGGTAATAGATGTCTTTTCATTTTTTTTGATGGGGAAAGAAGCGAGCAGAAGGTGAGCAGGAATTTCTTTGCCGGGTTGATGACCTTGGGTGACATCCAGCATCAAAAGAGTGTTTTCTTGTTCCTGAAAACTGACAATATGACTTTTTGCATTTCGTGATTTTGGATTTTCAATTTGTGTGCCGTAATATTGCTGTTCCGCGAGAGATCCCTGCAATAAAAATTCCTGTCCCAAAGCGGACTTCTGAATCGTGATTAAATTACTCTTGGTTCCATCTTCCGAAGTGGGAACTCCGAAATAAGTGGAGATGGGTGTGGAGGTTGATGGATTGATTTCGTTGTTCCCCTTTTTGGAAGAACTGCCGCCGGAACAATGACTCAACAACAGAATTGCAAAGCCAAGGGATAATGCGCGAAGAGTCCGTGACATAAAATTCCTCCTTTTATTAAGTTCGCCTTAGTTATCGTCGGAACTTCAATTTAGTTGCTTAAAAAGTGCAAAAAAGTTAATTTTTTTCGCGATGACGGTCCTATTCATGACAGCACCCATTTTGACCCTTACGTTTGTCGCCATTTTTGGACTCTGTGTTGGGAGTTTTTTGAATGTGGTGATTTGCAGGCTTCCTCAGGAAAAATCGATTGTAAAGCCCCGCTCTTATTGCCCCCAATGTCAGCACCCGATTGCGTGGTATGAAAACATTCCCCTGCTCAGTTTTTTACTCCTGCGAGGAAAATGCCGCCACTGTCATAAAGCCATTTCATTTCAGTATGTTATCGTTGAGCTCCTTAGCGGCATTTTATCGGTCATGACTTTCCTTTATTTTCAAAATTGGCTTCTTTATTTCGCTTGGTTTTGTCTTTTTATAGCTCCTTTGCTTGCCATCATTTTTATCGACTTGGCCCACCGAATTATTCCCGATGCGATTTCTTTGCCCGGAATTGGGGCCGGCATTTTGGTCCACTATTTGGACAACTCCCCACTGTTCGGCAAACAGGCCCTTATGGAATCTGCGTTAGGAATTTTGATGGGGGGAGGCTTCTTATTTTTGGTGGCGTGGGGCTATGAAAAAATGAAGAAAAAAGAGGGGTTAGGTGGTGGCGATGTGAAATTGGCCGCCATGTTGGGTGCCTTTTTTGGTTGGCAACCTATTTTAATGATTTTACTTGTTGCTTCTGTTTTAGGGACAATTATTGGACTTATTGTCGTTTCTTGTAAGAAAAACTGGCAATATGCCCTCCCTTTTGGTCCTTTTTTAGCTTTTTCTGCCTATTTACAGCTCTTCTTCGGTTCCCAAATCCTCAATTGGTATCTTTCGTTACTTCATTAGGTGTCCGACACCTACGAAGGCGTTAAAACCACAATTTGTCATTCCTCGCTGTGCTTCGAATCCAATTTGTTATCAAGCAGATCCTTCACGGAGTTTACACTGAGCGCGAGCAGATTCTTCGCTCCGCTCAGAATGACAATGATGGCGAAGGGGTCAGGATGACAAGCGGGGTTTTTTAGATGTACCCTCAACAAGACTACCTATCTTTCCGATACTTGCATAATTAACATATAATTTAGTTTAATTATAGGTGATATAACATTAAATTTTAAAAATTTTTAAAAATACTTGACTATCCGGCCATTTTTACAGATTCTATCTGTAGGGGCAAGCAAAGCCCCCTCCAATGGCAAAGCCATTGGAGCCTCCCCTTCACGCTCGCTCTGCTCGCTGAGCAGAAATTTCTACGAGCGACGGGGGTTTTTGAATGCGATTCTATGAAAATGAATAACTTACGTGCTGTTCGCGAATCCCTTTTAATGAGTAAAGCCGAGTTGGCCAGAAAAGCCGGACTCTCGAGTTTGACCATTGACCGAATCGAAAAAGGGATGGAATGTCGGATGGATACCAAAAGAAAAATCCTGCTGGCTTTGGGTTTTGCCATCGCTGAAAAAGACAAAGTATTTCCCGGATGAAACATCTTATCCTGACCGGTTTTATGGGGGTGGGTAAATCAACAGTGGGCCCTCTTGTTGCCTCTCAACTTAAACTTCCATTTGTCGATTCAGATCAGCATTTTGAAAAAGAGTTTGGACTTCACTCGTCCTCCTACATTCGCCGTTTTGGAATCCGGGCTTTTAGAAAATGGGAAAAACAATTCTTAAGAAAAATTTTGAACAAGCAGACCCTTGTCTTGGCAACAGGGGGTGGAATGGTTTTACAAAAAATCAATGTGAACCGGATGAACAACGAGGGATATGTTGTTTGGATTGACGTCCCACTTCCTTTGCTTCTTGCACGCATCAAAAACACGGATTCAAGACCTCTACTACCAACTCCTTTGACTCTGAAACATTTAAGAGAAATTTTTCAGGAACGGAAAGATTTCTATAAAAAATGCCATTTGAAAGTCTCTTCCACTTTTGAGAAACCCGAAAAGATTGCAAATCAGATCTGTCAGCATTATAAGGAAGCGGTTACCCCCTTCAGTGAGCAAGGCGAACGTGAGGGGGAGGCTCCAACGGCTTTGCCGTTGGAGGGGGGCGACGCAAGCCCCTTTAAATAGAAACTGGAGCCATCATGCATCCTGATCTTCTGAACAACTCCCATTTTTTGCGCTACTACAATCTGTGGCAGGAGGATCCTGCTTCTATTGTCTTTGCGCCGATTGCCGAATATCTGCTTTCGTATGGTCTCGTAGATGAAGCACTGAAAGTTTGCCTCGCAGGTTTGCAATATCACCCCCAACTGGTGAGTGGTCATCTGATTTTGGCAAAAATCTATCTGCGGCAAAAAAAATGGGACGAGGTCAAAAAGGAAACCCAAATCGTTTTGAATTTGGTCCCCAATCATGAAAAAGCTATGGAGTTGCAAAATAGTTTAGAACAACCACCGCCACTACCACCCGTTCCAAAAAAAGTGGCAAGTTGGGAAACGGTCACCATGGCAAAAATTTACGCGGCACAAGGGCATGTTGCTCAGGCTACAGAAGTTTATCAGACTATTTTATCCAGAGAACCACACAATGAAGAGGCGAAAAGGGGTTTAAGTGAATTGCAATCTGACAATCGTTAACGGACCCAATCTCAACATGTTGGGAAAAAGAGAAGTGCATCACTACGGTGCGAAAACGTGGGATATGATTTGGACCGGTCTTGAAAAGTGGGGGATGAAGCACGACATTCCATTAAACTATTTTCAATCTAACAGTGAAGGTGCGTTGATCGATTATTTGCAGGAGACGACGACGAAAACATCCGGTGTTCTTTTTAATCCGGGTGCCTACTCCCACACGAGTATTGCTCTTAGAGATTGCGTGGCGGACATGTCCATTCCCGTGGTGGAGGTGCATCTCTCCAAGATTCACAAACGGGAAGCGTTTCGCGCCCATTCCTATATTGCAGAAGTGGCCGAAGCCTGTATAGTGGGCTTCGGCGAACAGGGCTATTTGCTTGGTTTGGAACTTTTAAAACATTTAACCCATGACGGTACTCAACAAAGATAAAATTCTGGATACGATCAAGGATTTCATCACTCAGGGAAAGTTTGATAAAGCAACCCGTGAGTATGAAAAACTTTTGGCCCTTGATCCGCAAGATATGCGGATCAAACTGCGGATTGCCGAACTTTACGCCAAGTGCCGCCAGATTCCGGAGGCCATCAAGTCCTACCGTGAAGTAGCCGAACATTACGCCGCGGATGGTTTCTATCTGAAGGCCGTGACTGTTTATAAAAATATTCTGCGTCTTAATCCATCGTTGATGGATATCAACAATGCTCTGGCCGATCTTTACGAAAAAATGGGACTCAATAAAGATGCTGTCCACCAGTTTGAAATTTTGGCTCAAACTTATGATCAAAAGGGACTCTTTCAGGATTCTCTCAAAATCCGGCAAAAATTGGTGGAGTTAGCGCCCAGCGATGCCGGACACCGCGTTCGTTTGGCGGAAGCGTATCAGCGGGAAGACAAAAAAGAAGAAGCGATCGAACAATACGAAGTTTTGGCGAAACAATTTCGGGAACAAAAAAAAGAAGCGCCGCGTCTTATCGAACTTTATGAACGCATTCTGCCGCATAGGCCAAAAAATAAAGAGATGCTCGCGGATCTTGTTAAAATTTATTATGACAAAAAAGATTTCAAAATGGCCCTTAAGTGGCTGGAGCAATCCAAACAACATGTTGCGAGTGATTCTTTTTTACTAGCCCTGCAGGCCGAAATGTATGGATCACTCAATCAACTGGAAACAGCGCGCTCAAAATATGAGGAATTGGCAGAACTTTATCAAGCCAATGGTGAAACGGAAAAGGCATTGGAAGCCTATGAGCAAATTCTGGTTTTGTTGCCTGAAGAAATAGAAAATATGCGTCCCATGATTGAAGCGGTTGAAGAGGGTTCCTTTGAGAGACTTCTCAAAAATGCCAATGAAAAACGCCAAAAGAAAGCCGAAGCCGTTCAGCGTGAAGAAGAAGCTAAAGAAAAAGAAAAAGAAGAAAAAGAAAAAGAGAGAGAACTGCAAAAAGCGGGTAAGGGGCAGGCAAAAACGCAGGCAAAAACACAAGCAAAGCCGCAATCTGCACAAGCCACACCCGTAATGACAACCGGGAAAAAATCAGAAGTTAAACCATCTGCCGGGCCTGTTGTCGGAAGCAAAGAACTGGCGCAGTGGCTAAAAGCCGCCAACAGTTCCTTGGCGTTGGTCAAAATGTATCAGGCGACGGGACTCGATAGCGAAGCCAAACAAGAAGAGAATATCGCCAAAGAAGCGCTGAAAAAGATTTTGGCGGTGGATAAAAATCACACCGAGGCGTTGGCTCTTCTCGCAGAGCTGGATAATCTTTCTTCCAAAAAATAATGAGGGAACTTCCCATTGAAATTTTTTCTCGCATTTTGGGAGGTGGCTTTTTCTTTGGTTATGTCGTTTATCACGTCCTCCAGAGAGTCAATAAATATCAGCAACTGCCGCAGGGCTTTACTTTTTCCAACTGGATGAATTGGTCTCTGATCATGGTGTTGTTTCTTCTTTTTGGGGTAAGTTATGTGATCCGAAGAACACCAATTGCGGCGGCTTCAAGACCGCGCGAGATTTTTTTGCCGCTCCTTTGCGCCATAATGCCTCTTGGAATCAACGAATCGGTTCGATGGATCAAACCCTACAATATAGGTGCGTGGAACGATATCGCCCCATTTTTTATTTTATTCGGCGACTGTCTCATGGTGCTGTCGATGGTTTATTTGAAAAATTCCTTCAGCATTTTAACCGAGGTAAGAAATTTTGTGCGGTCCGGTCCTTATCGATGGGTGCGGCATCCTCTTTATGTGGGCGAAATCACCGCCACAATCGGATTTTGCATTTTTCTTTTTTCGTGGGTCAATGTTTTTTTGACCCTTGCCTTTATTGTCTGCCTATGGCTCCGCGCCTCTTTCGAAGAAGCAAAAATCACCCCCATTTTTCCGGAATATGCAGAATACAAAAAGACAACAGGCATGTTTTTCCCGAAATTTTAAGTCCTTGGAATTTGGACCTTTATTTGTTAGTTAGCGCAAAATGAAAATCACCGGAATTAAGGGGATGAGCGATTTGTTGCCGCCGGAGTCGGAGAGTTGGCAGAAGGTGGAAGCTTTCGCCCGCAAGATTTTTGCCACGTATGGTTTCAAGGAAATTCGCACACCTGTTGTAGAACCCACCGAATTATTTGTCCGCAGTGTTGGCGAAACTTCCGCCATTGTCGAAAAAGAGATGTACACATTTGAAGACCGCAAAGGCATATCTTTAACACTTCGCCCGGAAGGAACCGCTCCCGTGGTGCGCGCTTACATCGAAGCGGGGCTTCATGCCAAAGAATCCATTGCCAAACTCAGTTATTTTGGGGCTATGTTTCGTTACGAACAGCCTCAGAAGGGACGCTCCCGTCAATTCTACCAAATCGGTGCCGAGCTAATCGGTGCGGAATCCCCATTAGCCGATGCCGAGCTTTTGATGATGCTCCAACAATTGTTTACAAGTCTGAAAATCGAAGACACCCGTCTTGAAATCAATTCCATCGGTTGTTTTGAATGTCGTCCAAGATATCTGGAAGCCTTGAATCAATTTCTGAAAGGGAAATCGCTCAAACTCTGCGAAGAATGCAAAAAGAGAATCGCGCGAAATCCTTTGCGCGTGCTGGACTGCAAAAAAGAGGCGTGCCGAAAAATGACGGAAGACATTCCTTTGATGAATGATTTTTGGTGCGAACCTTGTCATCAACATTATCGTGAAGTGCGCGGACTTTTGTTGGCAGGGCATGTGAAGTTTAAGGAAAACCCGCGCATTGTGCGCGGACTCGATTATTATTGTCGCACCGCTTTTGAAGTTTTGTGTGACCGCTTGGGTGCGCAGAATGCGGTGGCGGCGGGGGGGCGTTATGATGGTCTGGTCAAAGATTTGGGCGGTCCCGATATTCCCGGAGTTGGTTTTGCGATTGGAATGGAAAGGTTGATGCTTATTCAGCAATCAGCTGTCAGCGATCAGCGGTCAGCCGAAAAACTGATTTATTTTGCGTTACTTGGCAATGAGGCCCAGCAGAAATCATTGTCTCTGATTCAGGAATTGAGGGCCAAAGGATTGGTCGTAGAATGCTCTTATGGAGGTTCGCTCAAAAGTCAAATGCGGCGTGCCGATAAACTGGTGGCACAGCACGTTGTGATTCTTGGAGAAAATGAATTGGCTAAAGGGATTGCCGTTGTCAAAGAAATGACAACAGGCAAACAACAAGAAGTTTTGTTGGGACGATTGGTGGAGCAACTATCATGACGATTGAAAATTTATACTTTCCCACTTGATTAAGGTTTTCATGTCATCCCCGCGAAGGCGGGGATCCAGATGTACTTAAAATGACTGGATTCCTGCCTTCGCAGGAATGACAAACCTAACCTTAATTAAATGGGAAAGCATTTAGAAATTTTTAATTTTGGTTTGTCATTTTGATTTTTGCACTTTGAATTTTACATTTTTATGACAAATTTTGTAACTCAAAAAAAACGCACTCACAACTGTGGGGAGTTAAGCAAAAAACAGATTGGCAAAAAAGTGATGTTGATGGGGTGGTGTGATGTGCGACGCGATCATGGTGGGCTTATTTTTGTGGACTTGCGCGACCGCTGGGGAAAAACACAGATTGTGTTTGATCCTCAACTCTCTCCCAACACACAAAGTGTGGCAAAAGAAATTCGCTCGGAATTTGTTGTCGCGGTGGAAGGGGCGGTTCGTCATCGTCCAACAGGAATGGAAAATAAAAAAATTCCGACAGGTGAAATTGAAGTCGTTGTCAAAGAATGCGCGATTTTAAATAGCTCTCCAACACCTCCATTTGAAATTTCTTCCGACACCGATGTTGCTGAAGAGGTGAGACTTCGTTACCGCTTTCTGGATTTGCGTCGTCCGGTAATGCAGAGTTTCATGGAGCTTCGCCATCGCACAGCGCAGGTGGTACGCAATCATTTATCCAAAGAGGGTTTCATCGAAGTGGAAACACCGATGCTTACTCGCTCCACTCCTGAAGGAGCGAGAGATTATCTGGTTCCCTCCCGTGTCCATCCCGGCAGTTTCTACGCTTTGCCGCAATCACCGCAACTTTTTAAACAGATGTTGATGGTGGCGGGTCTCGATAAATATTTTCAGATTGTGAAATGTTTCCGGGACGAAGATTTGCGGGCCGACCGCCAGCCCGAATTCACTCAAGTTGATATCGAAGCCTCTTTTGTCAATCAGGGCAATGTTCTGGAAATACTGGAAGGATTGATGTCGACGATATTTAAGGAAATTTTAAAGGAAAAAATAAAAACCCCGCTCGATAAAATTGATTTTTTTCAGGCCATGAATGAATACGGTTCGGACAAACCAGATCGTCGTATTCCATGGAAGTTGGAAGACGTCTCAGATATTTTTAAAAATTCCAATTTCAAGATTTTTGCCGCAACCGTTGCATCTGGAAATGTGGTCAAGGCCCTCAAGGTGACACCCGCGGAAAAGCTGTCGCGCAAAGATTTTGAAACGCTGGAGCAGGAGGCCAAAGGACATGGGGCAAAAGGATTGGGATGGGCGAAACTAACTACTGAAGGATGGCCCCACCACCTGCGCGCAGACAACATGTCTGCTTCGCAGATAGCGCAAGTGGTGGGGTGGCAATCTCCAATCGCAAAGAATTTTTCCGAAGAAGAAAAAAAAGCGTTGATCAAACAACTCAAACTCAAAACAGGGGATGCCATTTTGTTCGTGGCTGACAAATGGAGTCTGGCCTGTCAGGTGTTGGGCAGTTTGCGCGTTTCATTGGGAAAAAAATTGAATG is a window from the Deltaproteobacteria bacterium genome containing:
- a CDS encoding tetratricopeptide repeat protein, translating into MTVLNKDKILDTIKDFITQGKFDKATREYEKLLALDPQDMRIKLRIAELYAKCRQIPEAIKSYREVAEHYAADGFYLKAVTVYKNILRLNPSLMDINNALADLYEKMGLNKDAVHQFEILAQTYDQKGLFQDSLKIRQKLVELAPSDAGHRVRLAEAYQREDKKEEAIEQYEVLAKQFREQKKEAPRLIELYERILPHRPKNKEMLADLVKIYYDKKDFKMALKWLEQSKQHVASDSFLLALQAEMYGSLNQLETARSKYEELAELYQANGETEKALEAYEQILVLLPEEIENMRPMIEAVEEGSFERLLKNANEKRQKKAEAVQREEEAKEKEKEEKEKERELQKAGKGQAKTQAKTQAKPQSAQATPVMTTGKKSEVKPSAGPVVGSKELAQWLKAANSSLALVKMYQATGLDSEAKQEENIAKEALKKILAVDKNHTEALALLAELDNLSSKK
- the aspS gene encoding aspartate--tRNA ligase → MTNFVTQKKRTHNCGELSKKQIGKKVMLMGWCDVRRDHGGLIFVDLRDRWGKTQIVFDPQLSPNTQSVAKEIRSEFVVAVEGAVRHRPTGMENKKIPTGEIEVVVKECAILNSSPTPPFEISSDTDVAEEVRLRYRFLDLRRPVMQSFMELRHRTAQVVRNHLSKEGFIEVETPMLTRSTPEGARDYLVPSRVHPGSFYALPQSPQLFKQMLMVAGLDKYFQIVKCFRDEDLRADRQPEFTQVDIEASFVNQGNVLEILEGLMSTIFKEILKEKIKTPLDKIDFFQAMNEYGSDKPDRRIPWKLEDVSDIFKNSNFKIFAATVASGNVVKALKVTPAEKLSRKDFETLEQEAKGHGAKGLGWAKLTTEGWPHHLRADNMSASQIAQVVGWQSPIAKNFSEEEKKALIKQLKLKTGDAILFVADKWSLACQVLGSLRVSLGKKLNVLDASRNDLFWVVDFPLFDWSEEDKRFVAVHHPFTAPHVEDLEWLKKDPKKVRSQGYDLVMNGYEVGGGSIRIHNRDLQSRIFEILNISAEEAKQRFGFLLSALEYGAPPHGGFALGFDRLVMLLSGCTNIRDVIAFPKTTSATCLLTEAPSFVDEAQLKELHIMVHGP
- a CDS encoding zinc-dependent metalloprotease; the protein is MSRTLRALSLGFAILLLSHCSGGSSSKKGNNEINPSTSTPISTYFGVPTSEDGTKSNLITIQKSALGQEFLLQGSLAEQQYYGTQIENPKSRNAKSHIVSFQEQENTLLMLDVTQGHQPGKEIPAHLLLASFPIKKNEKTSITFDFNEGMKNLLLNSDWYSSDYGKSIEPNFVFSIDSSYLRDTKIGASAMTIVQTVAARYLDALLPFEMTYYISPYKQNSNYIPVDSPGFNYLGYFESNPIVEESFGTPFTYITRFDISKPVIYYLSSAIPKEYRDTVREGVLYWNKVFGKEVLQVADAPEGMTAPDFEHNIIQWHTDHYDGGIADAQMDPRTGEILHAQIFIASGWTTPVLLHNLPKFERKIAPKIISPKTSANFFEETPLCQLQFSDIAGELYQYRDVLEKLPDERLQTMTKDILRRVISHEVGHTLGLRHNFAGSLYNVWDGDTEEKIIREYLSSGKLPDKLEPIFSSVMDYGGFIPRILLGSYINQPETKPLPYDLYAIQWGYFNFKQLPKYEEGITFCTDSQVGVFADCERQDSGKHLIERTVFNANRSLEKIPWLASETYLDAKVGFDPKSRNPVEESTPSTEYLSSSVMQSFEKLLDLLSGETTLVSILRKHPDATDIDRNEIDFDHLDWLNKEIKNAGGIKNVLKIIDPGWFQKSTAEFLTQFKIIVTSETFLKINFPEGGEGEFNKSEISYILKRADELFPATEEKLVLHITSALAKANYAPFDSIEEVEQALAHWADYVINAGGAKDFRYSFSTRAQAVKLLVKSQGPLPDWLAQYVPAIAEKLRLKLEAVYGKPIGQIDPRTFPRKDQDGVEAELSLYQALAGGLQK
- a CDS encoding prepilin peptidase: MTAPILTLTFVAIFGLCVGSFLNVVICRLPQEKSIVKPRSYCPQCQHPIAWYENIPLLSFLLLRGKCRHCHKAISFQYVIVELLSGILSVMTFLYFQNWLLYFAWFCLFIAPLLAIIFIDLAHRIIPDAISLPGIGAGILVHYLDNSPLFGKQALMESALGILMGGGFLFLVAWGYEKMKKKEGLGGGDVKLAAMLGAFFGWQPILMILLVASVLGTIIGLIVVSCKKNWQYALPFGPFLAFSAYLQLFFGSQILNWYLSLLH
- a CDS encoding histidine--tRNA ligase; its protein translation is MKITGIKGMSDLLPPESESWQKVEAFARKIFATYGFKEIRTPVVEPTELFVRSVGETSAIVEKEMYTFEDRKGISLTLRPEGTAPVVRAYIEAGLHAKESIAKLSYFGAMFRYEQPQKGRSRQFYQIGAELIGAESPLADAELLMMLQQLFTSLKIEDTRLEINSIGCFECRPRYLEALNQFLKGKSLKLCEECKKRIARNPLRVLDCKKEACRKMTEDIPLMNDFWCEPCHQHYREVRGLLLAGHVKFKENPRIVRGLDYYCRTAFEVLCDRLGAQNAVAAGGRYDGLVKDLGGPDIPGVGFAIGMERLMLIQQSAVSDQRSAEKLIYFALLGNEAQQKSLSLIQELRAKGLVVECSYGGSLKSQMRRADKLVAQHVVILGENELAKGIAVVKEMTTGKQQEVLLGRLVEQLS
- a CDS encoding helix-turn-helix domain-containing protein, producing MKMNNLRAVRESLLMSKAELARKAGLSSLTIDRIEKGMECRMDTKRKILLALGFAIAEKDKVFPG
- a CDS encoding shikimate kinase: MKHLILTGFMGVGKSTVGPLVASQLKLPFVDSDQHFEKEFGLHSSSYIRRFGIRAFRKWEKQFLRKILNKQTLVLATGGGMVLQKINVNRMNNEGYVVWIDVPLPLLLARIKNTDSRPLLPTPLTLKHLREIFQERKDFYKKCHLKVSSTFEKPEKIANQICQHYKEAVTPFSEQGEREGEAPTALPLEGGDASPFK
- a CDS encoding 3-dehydroquinate dehydratase is translated as MLGKREVHHYGAKTWDMIWTGLEKWGMKHDIPLNYFQSNSEGALIDYLQETTTKTSGVLFNPGAYSHTSIALRDCVADMSIPVVEVHLSKIHKREAFRAHSYIAEVAEACIVGFGEQGYLLGLELLKHLTHDGTQQR